Part of the Micromonospora rhizosphaerae genome is shown below.
GTTGCCGGCGTGACCGTAGAACAGGTCGTTCTGCCCGGTGGTGGAGTGGCCGGTGACCGCGTCGGCGGCGTTGCCGCCGTAGACGACGTCGTTGCCGCTACCGGTGTCGACGGTGTTGCTGTCGCCCGGTACGTCCCCGGCACCCGCCGCATCCACCCCGGTGTCGGCGTCTCCCGCCGGCAGTCCGGTGTAGACGACGTCGTCGCCCGAGGCGGTGTAGACGCGGTCACTGCCCGGCCCGCCGGTGACCCTCAGGTTGGCGGCCCGGTAGTTGCCGGGCGGTGCCGGCAGGTCCGGCAGGCCCGCCTGCGGGCTGTCCCCGGACGCGCTGACCAGGTCGTCGCCGCCACCGGCGAACACCTGGTCCATACCGGTACCCAGCGACACCAGGTCGCCCCCGTCGCCGGGCGCCGGGGTCGTGTCACCGGTCGCGATCGATTCGGGGTCGATGACGCTCAGTCTGGTTGTGCCGCTCGGCTGCGGGAACTCCAGCTGCGCGCCGTCGGTGGGCGCCAGCTTGGCGTCACCGGCCACCCAGTCGTCCGCGTTGCCAACGGTGATGCTGTCGTCGCCCGCGCCGCCGGCCACGGCGGCCTTGGCCGCGGCGGAACCGGAGGTGGCCAGGTCAGGCCGGTCGCCGGTGGTGAGTACGTCGTTACCGCCGCCGCCGTCCACCCAGGACTCGCCGGCGCCGGTCTGGATGGTGTCGTTCTTCTCACCGCCGAAGGCGATCACCTTCTTGTCGAAAGGCGTACCGGAGTCGCCGACGAAGGCCACGTTCAGGGCGCCCTGGTACCCGCGTCCGTCCAGCACCACGTTGAGCACCGCGTCGGACGGGTAGTCGGTGCTCTGCCCGTCCTTTTCGACGGTGACGACGCCGCCGCCGGACGGGTCACCGCTGGCGCGGACCACCGCCTGCTCGTCGGCGCCGGCGCCGCGGCCGAGTCGGCCCATGGCCAGGTACAGCGTCTTCGTGTTGGGGTCGAGCACGCCCAGTACCGGTGGCCCGTCGCCGCCGCCAGGCTCGCCGGTTACGGTGCCGCAGTCCGGGCGGTACGAGAAGTCCACCAAGGTGATCTTGACGAGCGTCCAGTCCTTCTCCAGCCCGAGCGCCTGGGCGCGCACCCGGATGAACACGCTGAACTTCCCGTTCGCGTTGAACAGGCACAGCGGTGCGTTCAGCGCGTTGCTGAGGAACTCCTGGAACCGGAACTTGCCGTCGTTGTCCGGATCGTTCCAGCTGATCGCCACGGTCAGCTCGAAGCCGCCCTCGACCCCGACGCTCGCGATCGCCCCCAGCCCGAGCGCGACGCCGACCGCGAGGTCGCCGGTGAACTGCACCACCGGCAGCGGCTTCCCGGTCTCGTCGGTGGTCTCGAAGTAGAGGCTGTCGAGGATGTTCAGCCCGGTGTGCTGCTGCCACGCCGTGCGCAGCCCGTACGTGTCGAACCCGGCGACGATGCGCGCCGACACCGCGGCGCTGCCCCGGATCGTCAGATACACCGGCGGGACCTGCCAGAGCGGGCCGAGCTGCAAATCCATCGACAGGCCGAGCGTCAGCGGGCCGGAGTCGAATCGCATCAGCGTCACGTCCTGGCCCACCAGCAACCCGAACAGCTCCAACGGGTGCTCCAGCGCCGGGAACGACACACCTACGCCGCTGACGTCCGGCCGGGTCACCTTCAGGCCGCCGTGGCCTGGATGCGCATCCGTGTATGCCTTGTTCAACTGGGTGAACGGGTCGCCCTGCTGCGAGTTGGTGATCAGGCTTGCCGCGGTGTCCGGGGAGTTCTTGGTGTTCCGCGCCCGCGACGTGTCCACGTGGAAGCTGCCGACCGTGACGCAGGCCGGGCAGGACGGGTCGCTGCCGATGGTGCCGGCGATGTCGACCACCTTGACGAACAGGGTCAGGAACTGGCTGACCGTCTTCCACTTGTCGCCGACGGTACTGAACTGCTGCGCGAACCCGAGCAGGCTGGCGTCACCGCCGGCACCGATCGCCGACAGGCCCGGTAGCGGCGTCTGTATCGCCTTCGCCACCGGCGCCAGCGGCTTGAACGCCTCCGCGACCTGCGTGAACATCGGGCCGAGCACCGAGTTCAGGAACCCGCCGGGGTCGATGGTGATGTCGTCGAACGCCAGCGTGTCGAAGTTCCTCAGGTCTTTCGGCTCCTGCGAGGTCCAGCTCCAGTGCAGCCGGAACTTCGCCGAGACGCCGGGGAGCGACGCGTCGGCCGCCGCCTTGAGCTGCCAGGCGATGGATGCCGTGGCGGTCAGCCGGAGGCCGAGCGCCTGCTTCATGGTGGTGAGGCTCTTCAGCTGGGTCAGCGTCAGCTTGCAGCTGGACGCGTTGCAGCTGTCGTCGCCGCCGGGCTGATGCGCGTCGACGCCGGCCACGCCGGCGAACAGCGGTCCGCTGCCGCCGAGCTTGGTGACGTCCACCTTGATGAAGCTGAGCTGCGCCTGCATCTTGGCGTTGAGGTCCATGCTCAGGCCCAGTCGCAGCTCTGGGTTGTTGGTGTCCTTCGTGAGCAGCCGGAACCCGCCGTTGCGGTCCAGGCCCACCTTGATGTGCAACTGCCACGCGATCCCGCCGGTGATCCGGTTCGCCGCCGGGTCGCCGGCGATCGGCTTGATGGACAGCCCGGGCAGCCCCATGTCCAGCGGCCGGGACACCGCGCAGAACGCGCCGCCGCCGCAGGAGCTCGGGTTGGATACGTCGCCCTGGCCCATGTCCAGGCTGATGGTCAGCGCGTCGAACGTGTCACCGAGGCAGCCCTTCAGCGCGGGCGGGGTCTGGACCTCGGCCGGCGCATCCTGCTCGGCCGCCGGGTCCAGGTTGTCGGTGAACTCGGCGGTCGCCTGCCCGGTCAACTCCTTGATCAGCTTGTACCCGGCGCCGCCGGTGTTGCGGAGGATCTTGTAGCCGGTGGCCTGGGCGCTCGGCGTCCAAGTGATCTTGTTCGAGGCGGACGACCCGAGCGGGCTGGCGTTCCTGATCTCCCCGCTTTCCGCCGGAGCGGTGTCGCCGGTCCCGTCGTCCCGGGTCGCGATCACCTTGTACCGGTACGTCGTGTCCCCGCTGCCGGACGCCACCGCGGCGGTGACGCCGGTGACCGGGTCGAGTTGGCCGGTGCACACCGCCCCGACCGCGACCTTGCCGTTGGGCAGCACGCTGCCCACCTGCTCGGTCAGGTACCTGTTCACCGCCGAGAACTCGCTGAACTTCAGGATGCCGCCGTTCGCGTCCGTGCCCAGCACCGACGCCAGGTCGGCCCGCAGCTTCTGCAGGAAGGCCTTGCCCTCCTGCAGGTCGGAGCCGACGATCGGCAGGCTGCCGCCCTTGTCGGCGAGGTTGATGGCCACGTCCAGGTACCGGAGGTAGCTGTCCAGCCCGTCACCGAGAACGGTGAGGTCCAGGGCGCTGTTGACGATCGAGCTGGTCATCGTGCTGGGCGCCGAGGCCGTGGAGGTGCTCGGGCTGCTGGTCGTCGCGGTCACCTGCACGGTGCCGGTGGCCGTGCCCGCCCGGAGTCCGGGGTCGGGCGGCAGCGGCGTCCACACCCCGTCCTCCCGCGTGTAGACGGGCAGGTTCGCGCACATCGACAGCGATCCGCCGCCGTCGACGCCGGGGCAGGTCACCTCGTGGCCGGTCACCGCGACGGACGCCTGGTCGAGCAGGTCGGCCAGCGGTACCGGCGCGGTCAGGCCCGGCGCGGTCGCGGCGAACTCGACGTCCGCCTTGAGCTGCGCGCCGGACGGGTTCGCGGTCGGGTCACCCAGTGCCACGGCCAGCGAGTCCACCGTCGCCATCAGCGCCTGCCGGTTCGGGGCGTTCACCTGGGCGCGCACCGACAGCTTGCCGGCCGGGTCGACGGTGAGGTTGCCGACCGGGTCGGCCACGGTCGCGGCGGTCAGTGGCAGCAGCAGCACCAGCGAGACGGTGCCGGTCAGGTCCGCGGTGAGCATGCCCTGCGCGCTGGTGCCCAGCAGCGTCCGCTCGACGCCGTCCAGGGTGAACGTCACCGCCAGCGGCACCTCGGTGTGGTACGCCCGCTTCCAGTCCACCGCCAGCCGCAGCGTGGGGGTGCCGGCGGTGTCCACCGCGTAGGTGACCGTGCTGTCGTTGCCCAGCGACGCGTTCAGCACGCCGACCAGATCCTGCATGCTGGTCGCCGGGCTTGCGGTCAGCCGGTCGATCGCCATGGTCAGCTCGTCGCCCACCACGTACGGTGTGCCGTCGTCCGGCCGGACGTCGAAGTCGTCGCCGAAGACCAGGTGCCCGCTGACGACGTCCGTCACGATCTGCACCTGCGAGCCGATCACCACGCGCCGGCCCAGGTACCGGTCCTTGGTGAAGGTCTTACTGGTGTCGCTGAGCGTGTTGACCCCGTAGTCGACGCCCGGACCGCCGCCACTCTCGGTCGCGCCGAGCAGGTCCCCGGCGCTGCGGCCGACCAACGGGACGGTCGTGTCGAACCCACGGCCGGAGAGGTTGTGCACCTGCGTGGACACCTCGCCCAGCGCGGCGACCAGGGTGCCGAACAGGGCCTGCGGGTTCGGGTCGAGGCCGTCGAAGGCCTTCAACGACGGGTACTGCCGGTCCACCGCGATCTGGTCGGGGTGGGTCAGGTCGGGCATGGTCAGCGCCAGGTTCGCGGTCGGGCCGCCGAAGAACGTGGGGTTGCCGGGTACCGACAAGGTCAGCTCGGCGCGCGCCTGGCCGGTGACGCCGCCGTCGATGGTGGCGCCGGCGTCGGTACGCAGCGCGGTGATCAGGTCCGGGATGGAGATGTCTCCAGCGCCGTCACCGCCCGGCTTCAGTCCCACGGTCAGCAGGTGGCTGCCGGTCGGCGCGGCACCGGAGCAGTCCGCCGGGGCGCCCGCGGTGCACTCGGCAAGCGAGCCGGTCACCAGCACCTTCAGGTACCCGGTGTTGGCGGTCAGGTTCACCGGGGTGCTGATCGGTGCGTCCGCCGCGATCAGCCCGGTTCCGGTGTGCAGCATCACCCGCTGCCCGGGCATGGGTAGCGAGTTGATGATGGTGGTGGTGCCGCCCGGGTTGACGTACTTGAACGGGCACGCCGCGGCGCCGGGCCCCGGGTCGCAGTCGGTGGTGTCCGGCGGTTGCAGGTTGAGCACGAGCGGCGCCGTGACCGTGTAGCTGGGCTTCACAGTCGCCTGCGGCACCGTGCCGTTGGCCGCCCGGATGCCGGTGGCGGGCGCCAGGACGTCCGCGAGCTCCACCTGGCCGGTACGGGGATCGTTGCCGCTGATGCTGTACGGCGGCTTGGGGTTGCTGGCCGGCGTGCCGCCGTTCCACCGCGACGCCGAACCCGGCAGGACCGCGTCCTTGTCCAGCAGCAGGGTGTGGTGCCCCGGATCGGCCGGGTCCACCTTGTCGATGCGCGCGGTGGAGGTGCCGGCGCTCACCTGGAGGCCGGCGACCTGGTCGGTGAACGTCTTGGACGTGTCGACGAGCGTGGTGTCGGTGTAGGTCACCGAGGGTCCCGAGCCGGACAGCAGGGTGGCGACCACGTCCAGCGGCTGCGGGTCGGCCGGCGGGTCGCGGCTGAGCGTGAGCGTCAGGCGCAGTTTGGGCTTGGCAGCGTCGCTGCGGTCGTACCGTCCGTCGCTGACCGAGATCCTCGCGCCGCTGGGCAGGCCGGTCTCCGCGGCCAGCTGCTCGACCAGCGACTGGATCGAGGAGAAATCCGTCTTCCCCACGTCAGTGAGGTCCGTGGGCGAGCCGCTACCGGCCGGCGGTGCCTGGACGACGTGCTTCGCCAGGAACTCCTCGAGCGCCTGCTCGAACGGGATCGCGTCCGCGACCGTACCCCGCATCAGCGGCAGCGCGGTGCCGTTGGCGGAGCCGGCGGCGCGCAGCGCGGTGGCCAGTTGTGCCAGGGCATTGGCCAGGTCATGCGGTCCCATCGTCAGGAACGCCTGCACCGGGTCGAGCGCGTGCGCGTCGTAGTCGAGGGTGACCGGCGCGCTGGCCAGGTCGGGGCAGCTGACCTCGACGGTCACGCGTGCCACGCTGGGCAGGTCGGCGATGGCGCCGGTCGCGGTACCGGTGATCACCAGCGTGCCGCGCGCGCTACCGGCCAGCGCCACCGTGGCCAGCCCGGCCAGCGCGCCGGACGCGGCCAGCTCGCCCGGCTTCCCGCCCGGCTCCGTGAGGCTGAGGAGTCGGTTGTTGTCCGGGTCGGCCAGCGTACCGGTGAGCGAGGCGTTGAACTGGAACGTGCTGTCGTTGCCCAGCTCAACGCCGAGGATGCCGAGTGCGCCGCGGGACCCGGCCGCGTCAACCGGATCCATCGGGTCGGCGGTCACCGAGACGTGGACTGTCGGGCTGCTGGCGCCGTCGTGCTGGATGCCGAACGCCCGGGTGTCCTCGTCGTAGACGGCGGTGAACGTGAGGTGCTCCTGCACCACAAGCTTGAGGCCGGCCGTGGAGCTGTAACTGAAGTTCGCCGGGCCGCCGGAGATGGACAGGCCGGCGTCGACGTGCCTGGTGACGGTCAGGTCGACCGCGAGGCGATGCTGGCCACCGGTGACCGTGTCGGTGGCCGTCGCGCTCACCGACCGGTCCGTCAGCAGCCCGTCCGCGGTGTCCAGCATTCGGCTGACGTCCGCTGTGGACAGCGCGCCCGCCCAGTCGTGCAGCAGGCCGCTGCGGAACTTGGGGTAGAACCCGGCGAGGTCCGCACCGGACGGCCCGCCGGGTGACAGGTTCAGGCTGGGCAAGGGCTTGCCCATCGCGCCGACGGCGCCGAACTCGCCGATGAGGTTGAACCAGTTGTCGAGCCCGCTCATGACGTCGGTGGCCGCCTGGTCGGGGCCGGCCGCGGCGTACGCCGGACGCGGCGTGCCGGCGACCATACCGCTGGCCACGACGCCGAGGACCGTGACGCCGGACAGGATTTGGGGGAGTAACCCGTGCACTTTCACCGCGACACCTCTTCCGCCCGTGGACGCGCGATCTCGCGTCCCCGTGGACGGTGGGGCCACCGCTCCCCAATGGACGGCACCGCACGCAATGAGTACTGTCGGTGAACTGCCGAACACGGTAACAGCGCTTGATGATCGTCAATAGAGCCGTACGTCGATACCACCTGTCGGGATGCGGACAGCAAGTTTCGGTGGCGCGGCGGGGGAGGTGGCGGCCGATCGCCGGCAGTGACCGGCGTCAACCCGGCATGTCGGGGCCATCCCGCCCGGCGTCGACGTGGGACTCTGGACGCCTGTTCATTGATACCCGCTGTGCGGAGGCAGTCATGACACAGCCACCGGAACGGTACGGGCGCCGCCCGCCGTACCACGGCGAGCGGCCCCGCCAGGAGGAGGACCGCTTCGGGTATCCGCCTCCACGCACCCCCTCGGCGGACGGGCCCACCGACCCGCCTGGACCGCCCGGGACGGTCTACAGGTCGGCGGCGTCGTCGCCGTACGGCCAGCCGCAATCCGGGAATGCTCACCCGAACCCCGGCCACAGGCACGGCAGGCCGGCAACTCCGCCCCCGCGCCCCAGGCACCGCCTGATCGTGGCCGGCATCGTCGCGGTTCTGGTCGTCGCCGGTGGCGGGGCGGCCGCCTACGCGTGGCGCGGCACCGGGTCGTCCGGGGTCGCGGCGGTCACCGCCGGTGGGTCCCCGGGTAGGACGGCAATCCCGAGTCCTTCGGGTGCCCTCGGTTCTTCGAGGGCAGCGGACACGTCGGGGGTCGCGCCGGGGGCGACCTCGGAGGACCCGGGGGTGGCCATGTGCGCGCAGATCCGCGATACGAACGGCCAACCGACGGGTGCGGGCACCGTGTCAACCTCGGGTTCGGGTGGTGTCGATACGAACACCGCCGCGTACCGGCGCATGCGCAAACAGTTCGCGGACTCGCGGTATGCCGACATCCGCGACGCCGGCACCGCGTTCCTGGACACGTTCTGGCAGCTGGGCACCAACGCCACCGGCAGCAACGTGGTGAATACCACGAGGGACCTTGGCGCCAGGCTGATGAGGGCGTACGACGCCCTGTCCACGGCGTGCGCCAACCACGGCGTGAAGATCCCGTCCATGGCGGGCCGCTGACCCGCCCCATGGCCGGCCACGCCGCGGCGGTCATCAGGACTTGCCCCGCAGGACGGCTCGGCGCTGCCTCAACTCCTCCTCGCTGATCTCACCGCGAGCGTAGAGTTCGGCCAGGATGCGCTCTGCCGCGCTCCGCGCTGACCGCACCGGCGACCGGCGGTAGATCAGGTAACCGATGGACGACAGCACGACCAGCCAGAACAGGACAGGGAAGATCAGCCACCAGCCCGGCCCACCGTCCCAAGGGCCGTGTCCATCCGCCCACCCCGGGCCCGGGTGGGCGTACGCCCCGTAGCTCATCACTTCCGCCAACATCACAATCTCCTTGGCATCGGGCTCGCTCCTGCTTGCCGTACGCCCCGAGCATCGCCCGCCGGCACTGGTGCCGTCGTCAGTCACGCAACGACATCGGAAGTACGCGGCTGAACGTACATGGCGCCCACATCGCGCTACCGAAGACACCACAGGAATGGCTGACGCCGTCGCCGCATGAGGCTGGGCCAGCAGCACTTCAATGTCGGCCCGGCGCATCGATCAGGCGGCGGCTCCCGATCACCCGGTGCCGTGGAACTCGATCCGTAGCTCAGGGCTGTCCCGAATGACGATGACGACCTTGTGGTCCTGTGTCCAGTTCTCCGGAAGGAGATAATAGGTTTCTCCGCTGTACTGGAGGAATCGCAGGCCACCGTAGGCGTATCGATAGGCGAGATGCTCTCCCTGGTACGCGTCGACAGTCACACCAGGTGCGGAGATCAGAAGATCCGTCTGGCTGTAGACGATGACCGCAGGGAGCGCGCGAAGATTGTCGGTGATCTGCCGGGCAAGTCCGCGCCCCACCACAGCGGCATATCCCGACAGCTCCCAGAAGATCAGCAGCCCGACGAGCAGCCCGATAAGGAGCTTGGTGGTGGGGCGGTACGCGGCATCATGGGCTGCCCGCTCCGGCAGCTGGCGGATCCGCAGGGCGGCGATCGTTCGGAGAATCCAGCCGAGGTACGCGGCCATCAAGACCGCGATGGCGCATGCGAGCGGGACGAGCAAAGAACGCAGTGGCGGATGGATTCTTTCCAACCAGAGCGCCAGTACCGGCAAAGCCGGGGCGGTACCCCCCAGGGCAACCGCGACACGGCGACAGACGCGAGGGAACGCGGGAGTGGCCAACAGCCGGCGGAATCGGTACTGCACGGCGATGCAGATCAATGCGACCGAGATGCAGGTCACCAGCGGCAGATACAGCGACGAGATGCTCCGCAGCAGGTAGTCGGTGACAGACATGCGTAGGACGGACTCGTTGATTCCGAGCGCACGCGCCTGGACGTCACTACGCGCCCAGCCAAAATAGAACAACAAGGCGGTGGCCATCGAGACCGGCGGAACAGCCTCGGCGATCGTTCGCAACGACAGCCCGGAAACTGGCGAGTCTTGGTCGGTGATCCGGTCACGGGCACCGATGGGCATCCTGGGGGATCGCGATAACGAAATTCCCCGGCTGGTCCTGGGTACGGGGCGCACGGGTTCATCCGAGGTAGGTGAAAGGATACGGAGGGGAAAGCTGGTGCGCTCCGGGGTTGAACGTCAGCGTCACCGCTCCCGAAGTGTCGGTCGGGGGTGTCACGAAGTAATACCCACCATCCTCGTAAGACAGTGTCACGGGCTCGTCACCCACGTAGAGCTGATGTTCAAGCCAGAAGCCGTCGCCAAACAGACGGACCTTGGTCCCGCCGGCCGTCGGCCCGCTACGTGGGGCGAACCCGTCGAACCGGTAGGGGCAGGCGGTAGTCCGGGCAGGGGGGTCGATCACCCTGACCTGCTCCGTGGGATGTTCACCGTGGGCCGCGAGCAGGGCGGTTACCAAGCGTCGGACGGCGGCGTTCATGCAATGCTCGGTGTCCGGCGGTGGCGCCGAGGCGAGGTGCGCCGAGGCATCCGCCCAGTCGGACATCGAGTTGCTGCGGACCGCCAAGCAGGCGTGTCCGGCCGCCAGGTACAACTCCTTCTCCTCCTGCGTTGCCGAGCTGAAGTTCTGGTCAATGCGCACGTCCCTGATCACTCCGTCACAGTTTCTTTCTTGCAACCGCGCGTAAGCAGTGAGCGGCTGTCCCGGCGAACCGACATCGGCCGGTCCAAAGGGCACCCAGCTGACAGGCGTGGGAGTTGCCCGCGTTGACGGTGCGCCGGTACCTGGTTTTCCGCCGGTGCTGCTCCCCGGGCCAAGTCGGCTTGGACTCGGGCGGGCCGAGGTGACCGGCCGTCGGCCGCTGCTGGGCGTTACTCCGGGTTGCGCGGAAGGGGGACGGGTGACCGAGGGGGAGTTGCTGGCGGGGGGCCCCGTTTCGGCTGATCCGATGGCGGAGGGGGCCGGAGGTCGTACGACGAGCAGGCCAGCCAACGCCGCAAGGAGGACCATTGCCGCGGCTGCGGCGAAGGTTGACATGGGGTGTTGTTTCATCCATGTGCCCATGGACTGCTCCGCTCGAGCCGCAGCAGACGTTCTGACACCATCGTAAGCGCCCGACGCCATAGAGTTTCTTCTCGATGTGCGCTGGGGTCATGATCCCCGCAGGGAGTAGAGTGTCCCCGCCACAACCCGCGATAGCAGTCTGCTCTGGACGCCAGGCCGAATGGCGCAGCCCGGCAGAAGCGGAAGTCAGGGCGCCGGCGACGGTCTGGTCGACCTCCTTCGCGGCGGCCTCGGCGACGACGAACACGTGGGGCGAGCTGCGGCTCCGGCGGAAGACCTCCGACTAGGACGTGTCCTGTCGATCACGTGAATGCACACCCCAGCTGCGCGCTCGGGGCGCATCCGGGCCGGGCATCGCGCTGCCTGTGCCGCTGCAAGAGCCTTTACCTCGCGTGTCACGATTCCTCGGTGACGTCAGGACGGGAACAAGTCGCCCAGATCCCGTTGCGGGTGGCCGATCGATTGACCGAGCAGTTGGCGCCCGGTGGATGGCGGCGGCATCGTTTCGT
Proteins encoded:
- a CDS encoding IPT/TIG domain-containing protein — its product is MIRDVRIDQNFSSATQEEKELYLAAGHACLAVRSNSMSDWADASAHLASAPPPDTEHCMNAAVRRLVTALLAAHGEHPTEQVRVIDPPARTTACPYRFDGFAPRSGPTAGGTKVRLFGDGFWLEHQLYVGDEPVTLSYEDGGYYFVTPPTDTSGAVTLTFNPGAHQLSPPYPFTYLG
- a CDS encoding SHOCT domain-containing protein, whose product is MLAEVMSYGAYAHPGPGWADGHGPWDGGPGWWLIFPVLFWLVVLSSIGYLIYRRSPVRSARSAAERILAELYARGEISEEELRQRRAVLRGKS
- a CDS encoding calcium-binding protein is translated as MKVHGLLPQILSGVTVLGVVASGMVAGTPRPAYAAAGPDQAATDVMSGLDNWFNLIGEFGAVGAMGKPLPSLNLSPGGPSGADLAGFYPKFRSGLLHDWAGALSTADVSRMLDTADGLLTDRSVSATATDTVTGGQHRLAVDLTVTRHVDAGLSISGGPANFSYSSTAGLKLVVQEHLTFTAVYDEDTRAFGIQHDGASSPTVHVSVTADPMDPVDAAGSRGALGILGVELGNDSTFQFNASLTGTLADPDNNRLLSLTEPGGKPGELAASGALAGLATVALAGSARGTLVITGTATGAIADLPSVARVTVEVSCPDLASAPVTLDYDAHALDPVQAFLTMGPHDLANALAQLATALRAAGSANGTALPLMRGTVADAIPFEQALEEFLAKHVVQAPPAGSGSPTDLTDVGKTDFSSIQSLVEQLAAETGLPSGARISVSDGRYDRSDAAKPKLRLTLTLSRDPPADPQPLDVVATLLSGSGPSVTYTDTTLVDTSKTFTDQVAGLQVSAGTSTARIDKVDPADPGHHTLLLDKDAVLPGSASRWNGGTPASNPKPPYSISGNDPRTGQVELADVLAPATGIRAANGTVPQATVKPSYTVTAPLVLNLQPPDTTDCDPGPGAAACPFKYVNPGGTTTIINSLPMPGQRVMLHTGTGLIAADAPISTPVNLTANTGYLKVLVTGSLAECTAGAPADCSGAAPTGSHLLTVGLKPGGDGAGDISIPDLITALRTDAGATIDGGVTGQARAELTLSVPGNPTFFGGPTANLALTMPDLTHPDQIAVDRQYPSLKAFDGLDPNPQALFGTLVAALGEVSTQVHNLSGRGFDTTVPLVGRSAGDLLGATESGGGPGVDYGVNTLSDTSKTFTKDRYLGRRVVIGSQVQIVTDVVSGHLVFGDDFDVRPDDGTPYVVGDELTMAIDRLTASPATSMQDLVGVLNASLGNDSTVTYAVDTAGTPTLRLAVDWKRAYHTEVPLAVTFTLDGVERTLLGTSAQGMLTADLTGTVSLVLLLPLTAATVADPVGNLTVDPAGKLSVRAQVNAPNRQALMATVDSLAVALGDPTANPSGAQLKADVEFAATAPGLTAPVPLADLLDQASVAVTGHEVTCPGVDGGGSLSMCANLPVYTREDGVWTPLPPDPGLRAGTATGTVQVTATTSSPSTSTASAPSTMTSSIVNSALDLTVLGDGLDSYLRYLDVAINLADKGGSLPIVGSDLQEGKAFLQKLRADLASVLGTDANGGILKFSEFSAVNRYLTEQVGSVLPNGKVAVGAVCTGQLDPVTGVTAAVASGSGDTTYRYKVIATRDDGTGDTAPAESGEIRNASPLGSSASNKITWTPSAQATGYKILRNTGGAGYKLIKELTGQATAEFTDNLDPAAEQDAPAEVQTPPALKGCLGDTFDALTISLDMGQGDVSNPSSCGGGAFCAVSRPLDMGLPGLSIKPIAGDPAANRITGGIAWQLHIKVGLDRNGGFRLLTKDTNNPELRLGLSMDLNAKMQAQLSFIKVDVTKLGGSGPLFAGVAGVDAHQPGGDDSCNASSCKLTLTQLKSLTTMKQALGLRLTATASIAWQLKAAADASLPGVSAKFRLHWSWTSQEPKDLRNFDTLAFDDITIDPGGFLNSVLGPMFTQVAEAFKPLAPVAKAIQTPLPGLSAIGAGGDASLLGFAQQFSTVGDKWKTVSQFLTLFVKVVDIAGTIGSDPSCPACVTVGSFHVDTSRARNTKNSPDTAASLITNSQQGDPFTQLNKAYTDAHPGHGGLKVTRPDVSGVGVSFPALEHPLELFGLLVGQDVTLMRFDSGPLTLGLSMDLQLGPLWQVPPVYLTIRGSAAVSARIVAGFDTYGLRTAWQQHTGLNILDSLYFETTDETGKPLPVVQFTGDLAVGVALGLGAIASVGVEGGFELTVAISWNDPDNDGKFRFQEFLSNALNAPLCLFNANGKFSVFIRVRAQALGLEKDWTLVKITLVDFSYRPDCGTVTGEPGGGDGPPVLGVLDPNTKTLYLAMGRLGRGAGADEQAVVRASGDPSGGGVVTVEKDGQSTDYPSDAVLNVVLDGRGYQGALNVAFVGDSGTPFDKKVIAFGGEKNDTIQTGAGESWVDGGGGNDVLTTGDRPDLATSGSAAAKAAVAGGAGDDSITVGNADDWVAGDAKLAPTDGAQLEFPQPSGTTRLSVIDPESIATGDTTPAPGDGGDLVSLGTGMDQVFAGGGDDLVSASGDSPQAGLPDLPAPPGNYRAANLRVTGGPGSDRVYTASGDDVVYTGLPAGDADTGVDAAGAGDVPGDSNTVDTGSGNDVVYGGNAADAVTGHSTTGQNDLFYGHAGNDVLMGGYGPDVLYGGPGDDYVIAEPANLGAPGTATDALGSARAVAHLPNPNAPSFKTLVGGGGSDRVYGGDGGAAVFGDRQTDGCAAGTPLASDPPAEHPGADDGPDLIIGGTGVETVNAGGADDHASTGGGDDLVCGNQGGDSIDAGSGVDQVWGGTGNDRVNGGDGADLLYGNAGNDTGYGGAGDDSVEGDGGSDTLFGGTDADIVVGGTPVDGRPDVGDTLYGDTGTDTLIGDNAVARLPADLSGTDASLGGPDTMSGGDGVDHLYGGLSGDTVSGNAGDDYIEGNNGADTISGGTGDDDILGGSAQTALTGPSVMIGRPDSGDTIAGDAGIDVIAGDNALFSTVDAPLATPAMLGRGAAAGRLRLVQLYDLGTAPVAGTSGGDFIDGAADPDVIFGQGGDDRILGGDGGDYAEGGPGTDWVEGEAGDDEVVGGSSTMDGADPDVTAKGQPDAGDVLFGGAGDDVGIGDNAQVSRVGSLDPQTLRVNPAGAVTQRRSIRLLDRQVAADDLLTVSTGRSGPDQISGGSGVDVLLGQDGDDAISGGRNEDYIEGNGGADRIVGDRSLAGIGVAPPTVAWPGSPGPAPDGDLSQPDGQDDIIGGTPVAGWRDGGDVIDGDDAADYVVGDNGTVVRDVLDASGNAVPADAATGSGPVHERVYTLRYASPAPAGAAFTRHGAPGQSSTRFCAVRTENTCEQPGAYGADVIRGGAGDDTLYGQDGTDVLAGGDGDDDMYGELGNDQLSGDAGDDAMVGDRGGVVDRREDGSRAFTVDMSQVPKIHYVGLLDGSVTRQTDLLHDVNGDAFVGTSTEAPMPYDGVNFGGDDRMRGGAGHDSMHGGPGDDLLNGDSGGDTVFGDDGADVVWGGKGSDDPNNPNDRGTNDSLVDYLFGGKGATTGPSLDPVTGVLGADIIDFRPRGSYPDHCAATPWPGPDLTGATVDPCSWFEMTSTDNAEAGDNQHHQGIDWMYGGWDRDVLQGDVADNGPNDGDRMLDWNGAYNLYTHCNAAYGGFNDVRSHSPAMREFLWAWSASVGAGQNLTDVQDEATSAGDEAAVVRKPTRDHANGPAFPETPGHFDQFACQE